GAACCTTTGGAGACGTCACGAAGCCGCTTTATGTTACCCAACATGGCAAAATCAAGAGAGAAGATCCTGCATATGCAAACCGCACTGAGTATTTTGAGATGAACAACATGGCCACAATCACACTGAAGCAACTGAAAGAGAATGACAGTGATGTATACCTGTGTAGGGCAGGCATGTTCATAAACAATGATCTTGTGCAGGAGAATAGCCCTCCTATTCTTTTGGCAGTAGAAGGTAGGGATGGAGAAAAAGATCATTTGGATAATTCTCAGTTACAAACCATTAACCATTTTTTCTCAATTTGGTGCTTGGATTCTAACTCCCATTAGCCCCATTTTCTTAGAATTCTATGAAATGTAAAAGTAAATGtgagtaaaaagtaaaagtaaaagtaaatatctcgggagataggacggtataaaaatgtgattaaataaataaataaataaataaataaataaatatctagatACAaattaaagtgattttttttaaaaaagtaataaactTGATAATAATGGGGTTGGGGAAAGCTCATAAACTAAAATTCAGTTACCCTTCTAGACTTCAGCATTTTCACATTTAGTTCTAGACCAATACAAAAATATGTTTGTTCGAGTCAAGCACTACAAAACcaaagtataattaaagaatataaaaatgcattttattaagAAGGCTGAGAAACAAATGATGAGCAAACATGTATACAAAATAGGCATGCAGTATatatttgacacacacacacacaaacacacacacacacacacacacacacatatatatacttcAGAATGTACATATTTGAAAAAGTACATAACcaaggaaagcttttttaaaaaagaaaatttgacATTGAGGTGACAATGGGATGGACTGAATTTTAAACTGGAAAAATGTAGACTCTCAGATAAATTGAAATTTTATAGACCAGAAGATTCAATCCAGATCCTGATTCAGTCATTCAGATAAATTAGATTTTCTAATTCAATTTGAGGACTGCCCCCCAATcttaattcagatgcttgtctttGAAAGTCAGCAAATTGATTTGGTtggtttatttataaaattgatatattgctttaatctaATTGGACTCTAGGAGTTTACAGAATATATAAGGATATCACCATGCGCGCACAGACAAATACATCCATATATACCCATTACATTATTCCCTTCTGTGATAAGCAAAAATGTATAATAGATAACAatcttttaaaacaattaaatgtaTATGAGATGTTAAATCCCACAATTAATAAGGTAAGTGTTGTGAATTGTAAAAGTTGAAGGCCACAGCTCAAAGGGATATCCAGGTTATGGGAGGCTGGGGTCCAATCAAGCAGCCTTCTTAAAGCACTTTTTAATAGATGTCTTTTGAATTAActggaactacaactcccagacttTTCAGTTGATATAATGAGAGGAAATATTATTCCTTCATATTTGGAGGCTGGGAAAGGTTGGTGTAAAGCAGGAGAGTCAATCTCCATAtcattgagggacacatcagggttgtgtttgaccttgggaagctggggtgggcgtggcctgagtgggcatggccagttcgacatgactcgtgtcgggggcacctgtggtggcccaagcgttcTGCCAGTGAagacaggctcccaagctccatttcagctgtgatggcctcctgcaaccctctgcagggccctcccaagctccattttttttagcagaaggactgcgggccagtcctttgctgttttcggGGTGATCCCGCAGGCCAGCTCTAAGCACCCCATAGGCTGGATATGGCCcttggaccttgagtttgatacccctgctgtaaagcattatgataAACTACATGTCCCATTTTCTTCGCTACAGCAGCTGCAAAGAAGAATTTTGAATCTCCTTGGATGCTGTATAGTATTATCTCTGTGTTAATACTCTTGCTTTTTATGATGGGATTTTATATCATCTATCATACCAATGTAAGTATGGCTAATATCAGGGTATTATATTAACTAAGTTCTGTCAACTTCCATTCTTTATTTCCAAAAATTATGTACATCAGTCAAGAAATGTCCCAAGATAATGTCAAATAAGTCCTTTCCTGAATAATTGTAGGACATTGGACATTTGTAATACAAAAGAATTTCCAATTTAAAGGTTTCCAGGTTTCTTTATTCTGGTTTTTCTATACCAACGTAAGGACTCCAGTGGATCCATAtaataaccataatcatataaacACAAACTTAAAAGAAAAGCCTTGTGATTCAGCACAACATTAATATTTGCTATAGGTACTTGTCACTGTGACCTTAAAAATGCTCAGCTATGTCCTTCTTCCTATAACGGCTAATGCTGAAAATTTTTCAGTCCAAGACCAGTGAAATAAAAACATGTAGCATTACATTTTACAGTTCCTACTTCCtacttcaattttaatttttttatttgttaacagttgtatttattttttatatcttgtttatGTTATGCTTCAACAGATCTGTACCTAGCACACGAAGCTCAGACTTTTAGATAACTTGgaaatataaaaaacaagaagTAATGCATCTTAATTATTGTCTTTTTAAACAGATCAAGAAATGCTTCCAAAAAGGACATGCAAAGACAAAGCAAAATTTTATCTATGAAGACATGACTTACAGGTTCAAGAACACTGAGACTCAAAAAAATCATTATGCTATGTAATATTGGATGCTGAATAACAAAATATTGTTGAAATTCCAACAAAAATATAATTGTTCCATTATTTTTGTAAAGCTATCAAAAATGTACACTTTGAACACCAGTTTGCATTTGAAAGTTAAGGTTCAAAACCTCCATTCAGGTAGCCCCATTACATGTATGAAGGGCACAAGACTGGTCAAGAATGGTACCTACTAATCCTACTTCCTCTGACTTCCACACATTTAGCTGGAGGTCTGAAGAGAGCCACATTTGCATTCATTTGGATGGGAGAATAGCTCTCAGTGCAATTAGAGACTTTGATTTATTAGACATCTTGGAATGCTTGCAACAAAAATCAGGGTGTCTTGCTAGATCACAGATTAAGCAAGAATTGATACCGTACTTCAATTTACTAAAAGAGCAGATGCAATTTTGGGCTGCATCAATAGaagtatagcaatagcagtagcacttagacttccgtatcgcttcatagttctttacagccctctctaagtgattttacagagtcagcatattgccaccaataatttgagtcctcattttaccccacctcggaaggatggaagccttagTCAACCTAGCATCAAACCATAGCAGCCATAGGATCAAAATCACGAAAAGTGATACTACTGCTTTATGCTGGAGGAACTAGGAAGCATGCAGAGATGAGCCGCAAAGATGACAAGGGCTTGGAATCTAAATCATACTAAAAGCTGTTAAACTTGTTTAGGATGAAGAAGAAAAGActatggggagacatgatagcaattttcAGATAGGGTCATCCCATGTATCTTCCCCCAGAAAAAAATGTTGGGTGGCATGAATTTACACAGTAATTTAGTTTATGAGTGAATTTGAGTCATCCATTTTCTGTCTGCTATAATTGTCTACCTACCATTTCTTTTCTACAGTGTATAGTTGAGAAATGTTACTGTgtctatttacattttttttttctgtattgtaTGTAACATTGTTTATCCTGGAAATAAATGGTTTGATGGATATCctaaaagggccgtgaaaatatttgcagatccctcgcatcctggacataaactgtttcaactcctaccctcaaaacgacgctatagagcactgcacaccagaacaactagacacaagaacagttttttcccgaaggccatcactctgctaaacaaataattccctcaacactgtcagactatttactgaatctgcactactattaatcgtttcatagttcccatcaccaatctctttccacttatgactgtatgactataacttgttgctggcaatccttatgatttatattgatatattgatcatcaattgtgttgtaaatattgtaccttgatgaacgtatcttttcttttatgtacactgagagcatatgcaccaagacaaattccttgtgtgtccaatcacacttggccaataaaattcaattcaattcaaattcaattcaattcaaaacaACAAGTGTTTTAAAGATGTAAGGTTCATTTGAGGAAGTCTAT
This genomic window from Ahaetulla prasina isolate Xishuangbanna chromosome 2, ASM2864084v1, whole genome shotgun sequence contains:
- the LOC131190563 gene encoding uncharacterized protein LOC131190563, whose translation is MLWILSMYFLLLLSPGNAGSKDKMVSQELMVLIAEEGQSVNLTCKYMHRIEGLYLKRTFGDVTKPLYVTQHGKIKREDPAYANRTEYFEMNNMATITLKQLKENDSDVYLCRAGMFINNDLVQENSPPILLAVEAAAKKNFESPWMLYSIISVLILLLFMMGFYIIYHTNIKKCFQKGHAKTKQNFIYEDMTYRFKNTETQKNHYAM